The genome window TGCTCGGGGACGTAGAGGCCGTGACCAGCCTCTACGGCGCGCTTGAGGTGATGGACCCCACCTTCGTACGAGCGAAGGCAGGGCTCCACACCGATCTCGCGCACGCGCATCTCTCCCGCGCTGAGTACGAGGACGCGAACACCCACCTACGGCAGGCGCGGCTCTTGGCGAGTCGTACGGGATCGGTGAGGCAGCGCCGCCGCGTCGACCTCCTCAGTGAGCGGCTGTGAGCCCCTGCCTGCCCTTGGTCGCCAGGATGTGAAGCAGCGCGACCAGGGTGCCGGACCCCAACAGCTCACCCCGCGCCATGAGCCCTGGAACGTCGGCGAGGGGTACCCACTCGATGTGCCCGGCCTCTTCCAGGTCGGTCGGGTCACCGACCTTTTCGGCCCCGTGGGCTACGAAGATCTCGTGCGGTGAGTCGACCATGCCGACCATGGGCTGATAGCTGACGACGTGCTCAACCCGCTTCGGGCGCCACCCTGTCTCTTCCACGACTTCCCGCAGCGCGGTGTCCGCCGGCGCTTCCCCCTCGTCGACGATGCCGCCGGGCAGCTCCCAACCGAACCGCCCCGGCACGAACCGGTACCGCCACATCATGAGCACGCGGTCCTGGTCGTCGACCACGGCCGTGATGGCGACGTGCTGAAGCTTCACGACGTGGTGCTCGAAGCGCTCAACGCCAGGTGGCTCGACGTCCCACAGTTGGAGCTTGACCCACTGGTTGTCATAGAGGTCGCGCTCACCATGGATGCGCCACGGTTCCAGCCCCTCCGGGGTCTGCACGCTCACGGGGCCCGGCACGCGGTACGCACTCCGGCCCCGTACTTCCAGGGCGCCCTCCGCGACAAGGCGGGCGAGTACCTGCCGGAGCGCGGTCCGGCCGATCCCCAGTTCCTCAGTCAGCGTGCGCTCGGACGGGAACTTGTCGCCGGGGGCGTATGTGCCCTGGTCGAGCCGTTCCCGAAGCGTCTCGTAAACCTTGGTCGTCTTCGGTCCCATCCGCCAAGCACTCCCCGTCGTGAGGTGGTGCAAACCAGCGTAACGGGCATGGGGCACGCTTCCTCCAGGCGTCAGAGAGGCGGACTCCCCGCCCCTCGGAGTGCGCGCGCGTGCCGTCTGTCGACGTACCGCGCGGCGCCTCATGGGGCACCCGTGGGGCAGCGGGGCGCCCACGGGCGGAAAGATGCTGGTCAGAGCATGGATACCGCACGGTCTGTAAATCCGTCGGCTTAGCCTACCCAGGTTCGAATCCTGGCGCCGCCACGTGGAGGGAAGCCCCTTCCGGACTGTGAGAGCAGTTCGGAAGGGGCTTTCTCGTTTCCGGGGCACACTGACCCCATGTCATCGCGTCGCAGAAACTGCCCCGAGTGCCGTCGTGAGATCGCCGTCGTGGCGGGGCGGTTCGCGCGGCACGATCCGCCCGGGGCGAGCGGGGACCTGGTGTCGTGCCCGGGGTCGCGCAGGCCGGCCCAGCTGGGAGCGGCCCAGCCCGCGCTCGACGGTTTCGTCGTCCCCGACTTCCCCGGTCAGCTACCGCTGTTCTGACGGCCTCCGAAGCGACGCGGCGCCGGCCTCAGTTGCCCGCCACCGACTTCACGGCCACGGAGACGGGCGCCGAACCGCTGATCAGCTCCAGGGTCAGACCGGCGGTCGCCGGGGTCTCCAGGAGTTCCGCGAGGACCGCGGCCACGTCGTCGCGCGGGATCGGGCCCCGCCCGGTGGACGCCTCCAGACGCACCAGACCGGTACCGGCGTCGTCGGTCAGCAGCCCGGGGCGCAGGATCGTCCAGTCCAGGTCCAGGCCGCGTACGTACGCGTCGGCCTCGCCCTTCGCCCGCTGGTAGACGTCGAAGACGTCGTCACCCTCGTGGTTCGGGTCCGCGCCCATCGACGAGACGACGATGTGGCGGCGCACGCCCGTCCGGACCGCCGCGTCGGCGAACAGGACCGCCGCCCCGCGGTCGACCGTGTCCTTGCGGGCCGCCCCGCTGCCCGGACCGGCGCCCGCCGCGAACACCGCGGCGTCCGCGCCCTGCAGATGGGCGGCGACCTCCTCGGCGGACGCCGACTCCAGATCGCACAGCACCGGTTCAGCACCGGCCGCGCGCAGCTCGTCCGCGTGTTCGGCGCGGCGGATGATTCCCGCGACCTCGTGACCGCGCGCGGCGAGCAGTCGCTCCAGCCGCAGCGCGATCTGACCATGACCTCCAGCAATGACAATGCGCATGATTCCGACCGTACGCCCGAACGGACGCGTTCGCCGCGCAACCATCCGGCAGTCCCGGGTGTCTCACCCATGTTCGCCTTTTTCGCTTTCTTCGGCGAACGCCGGAATCACGGGGGGAAACCAACACCACCATGCGTATCACCACGCGCAAGACCGTCGTACGTACGTCCATGGAGCGCGCCTCCGCCGCCGGGGCGCCCATGGCCCGCCGGGCCTTCACCGGGGTCGGCTGCGCGGCGGCCGTGCTCGTCACGGTGGCCGCGTGCGGCACCGTCCAGAACCTCACCGCGGGCCAGAAGATCGACGGCGCCGTCGAGCGGCTGGGCGAGCAGAAGTCGCTGGCCTTCGGGATCCGCCTCGACGCCGACCCGGACGACCTCCTCGCGCTGATGGGCGAGGACAGCGAGGAAGTGCCGCCGGAGATGGCGGAGTTCTTCACCGGGCTGCGTATCGACGTGTCCGTCAAGTCGAAGAAGCCGCTGGCCGAGTCCGGTGAGAAGGACATCGCCGGCATGGGCATGAAGGTCTCGGGCGACGACGGCGTGCTCGCCGAGTACCGGGTCGTCGGCGACTACACGTACTACCGCGCCGACATGGAGGCCATGGGCGACGCGATGGGCATGCCGTTCCCGACCGCCGACGAACTCGACGAACTCCCGGAGAGCGAGCAGCACTTGCGGCCCGTCCTGGAGGGCGACTGGGTCAAGGTCAACACGGCCGACCTGAAGGAGGTCGCCGAGGACGCGGGTGCCGGCTCCGGTGCGGGCGGCTCCGACGAGATCGACGCCAAGACGCAGAAGAAGCTCCTCGACGCCGTGCGCAAAGTCGTCGCCCGCGAGGTCGACTTCAAGACCGAGGACGGCAAGGACGGCGCTGAGGTCATCAGCGCCCGCGCCAACTTCCGCGACCTGCTCACCGGCATCGTCGACAAGCTCCAGCCCCTGGAGGGCGAGTTGCCGCCGGGGGCCGAACTCCCCACGGCCAAGGACATGAAGGACGCCCCGAACAAGAACGTCGCCGTCGACTTCACCCTCAAGAACGGCGACCTGACCCGGATCGAGACCGACCTCGCCGCCTTCGCCGACGACCCGAAGGGCGCCAAGGCCCCCCTCGTCCTCACCTTCGGCAAGGCCGGTGACATCAGCGCGCCCAAGGGTGCCTCCGAGATCCCGGTCGACGAGTTCGGCGGCCCCTTCGGCGGCAGCATGCTCGGCGTCTGACCGCACCGGCCGACAGGGCACCTGCTTTCCTTCCGGGCACGCGCGCGTGAAGCACGAGAACCCCACGCGCGCGTGCCCGCACGCCCAGCTCCCGCACGCCCAACTCCCGCACGCCCCACACCCCCTCAGGACGGCTGCCCCCGCCCCTGCCGAGGCAGCTCCGCCGCGCCCGTGGCCGACCCGCAGTACTCCCGCACCGCGCTGGTACGCGCCACCACGCGCCCCCGGTGCACCACGATCCGGCTGTACGCCAGCGACAGCACCCCCGCGAGCCGCGAGCCGCGCACCGCGAGCAGCTCGGCCGGGAAACCGGCCTCCACGCGCACCTCGGGCAGCCCGAGCGCGGCCCGCGCCGCCCCGCTGACCGCGTCGTACGCCTCCTCGGGCCGCAGCCCGTACCGGGACGCAAGCAGAAACGCCGCCTCCAGCGGATCCCCGCGACCGACGGGGTTCGACACGTCCCGCAGCGCCCCGCCGCCCGCCGCGACCCGTACCCCGGCCGCGCGCAACAGCCGTACGGGCGCGGTGCCCCGGCGGTCCACCGCGCCGCAGCCGCCCTGGGGGAGACACACGACGGTCACCCCGGCCGCCGCCAACTGGTCGGCGGCGCGGGAGCGGACCGGGGAGGGGAGCCGGGCGAGCCCGCCGCACGGGCCGAGGGTGACGCCGGGCCGCAGACCGCCCGCGATGGCCGCCAGCCGGGCCAGGCGCGCCGGGTCGTCGCCGTCGGTGTGCAGGTCGACCGGGCAGCCGTACTCGGAGGCGATCTCCAGGACCGCCTCCACATAGCCGGTCGGGTCGGGGTCCAGATCCGGGCAGCCGCCGACCACCGAGGCACCCATCTTCACCGCGTCCCGCAGGATCGCGAGCCCGTCCGCCCCGGCCACCCCGGTCAGCACCCGGGGCATCGCCACCGTCGTCACCTCGACGAGCCCGTCCAGCGACCGCCGCGCCTGGAGCACCGCCGTGAGCGCCTCCAGGCCCTGGACGTCGCCCACGTGGACATGCGAGCGCACCGCCGTCGCACCGTGCCCGAGCTGCAGCAACGCGGCCTCCGTGGCCCGCCGCCGGATGTCCCGGCCGTCGTGGGAGACCGGCCCCTCGTCGTCGGCCGTCAGGGCCGTGTCGCCGTGCGCGTGCGGTTCGACCGGGGCCGGCAGCAGCAGATGGCCGCCGAGATCCACCCGGGTGGCGGGCACCCCGGACGCGGCGGGCCCCACGCCCAGGCTGCCCGCGGTGCCGACCGCCTCGATACGGCCGCCGCCCAGCCGTACGTCCACCACCCGGCCGTCGGTCAGTCGCGCCCCGCACAACAGCAGGGCGCCGGTCCCGTCCGGGCCCGAGGGCGGGCCGGAGGAGAAGGGGGACGGCTGCGGGCGGCTGTCGGGCATCGCGCTCCTGGGGCTACAAGATCACGCAGAGTGAGTCGAGCCTAGGCGGGCCGTCCGTCGTCGTAGCGGAGGAGCGCAATAGTCGTACCGGTGTGGTTCATCTCTCGGCGGGCCGCCGGGAGGACCGGTAACGATGGTGCCCCCGAGACGCGTGGGACCTCGGAAAACAGGTCGGACCAGGGCCTCGGGAGGCCCGCCGAATGATCCCCGCTCGACTCGTGGACGGCCCATGGATGCGGGCCGGGAAACGGATTTGGGCGATCGGCGGTGAGGCGTGTAATGTCTTCATCGCTCGCCCCAATAGCTCAGTCGGCAGAGCGTCTCCATGGTAAGGAGAAGGTCTACGGTTCGATTCCGTATTGGGGCTCTGGTGTGAATGGTTCCCGTCGCGAGGCGGGATCCGATCGCATCACAGCGGTGTAGCTCAGTCGGTAGAGCAAGCGGCTCATAATCGCTGTGTCACCGGTTCAAGTCCGGTCACCGCTACTGACAGTAGCCGATTGCGGGGTCGGTCCTTCGATCGGCTACTCTTCTATGCGTTCAACCCTGTCCCATCCGTTCGTCAAGGAGCACTCACGTGGCTGCCACCGACGTCCGCCCGAAGATCACGCTGGCCTGCGTGGAGTGCAAGGAGCGGAACTACATCACCAAGAAGAACCGGCGTAACAACCCGGACCGACTGGAGATGAAGAAGCACTGCCCGCGTTGCAACGCGCACACCGCGCACCGCGAAACGCGATAAAACAGGCTCGTACACGAGGCCGTCCCCGAGAGATCGGGGGCGGCCTCGCGTCGTTACACCGACCAGTACCGGTCAGTAGAGCAGGAGGTAGCGAGCCATGGCGCTCGACCAGTCCTTCGTGGGGCGTTCCTACCCGCCCACCGACCCCTACGAGGTCGGCCGGGAGAAGATCCGCGAGTTCGCGGAGGCCGTGGGGGACACCAACCCCGCCTACACCGACCCGGAGGCCGCCAAGGCGCTCGGGTACGCCGATGTGATCGCCCCGCCGACCTTCGTGTTCTCGATCACCTTCAAGGCGGCCGGCGAGGTCGTCCAGGACCCGCAGTTGGGCCTCGACTACAGCCGCGTCGTGCACGGCGACCAGAAGTTCGCCCACAAGCGCCCGGTCCGCGCCGGCGACCGGCTCACGGTCACCTCCACCATCGAGGCGATCAAGTCCCTCGCGGGCAACGACATCCTGGACATCCGCGGCGACGTCCACGACGAGACCGGCGAGCACGTCGTGACCGCCTGGACCAAGCTCGTGGCCCGCGCGGCCGAGAAGGCCTGAGGAGACATCAGTGCAGGTGAGGAACCGATGACCGCGAAGATCTCCTACGACGACGTCGAGGTCGGCACCGAACTGCCCGCCCAGAGCTTCGGCGTGACCCGCGCCGACCTCGTCCGGTACGCGGGCGCCTCCGGCGACTTCAACCCGATCCACTGGAACGAGCGGTTCGCCAAGGAGGTCGGCCTCCCCGACGTCATCGCGCACGGCATGTTCACCATGGCCGAGGCGATCCGCGTCGTCACCGACTGGACCGGCGACCCGGGCGCGGTCGTCGAGTACGGCGTCCGCTTCACCAAGCCCGTCGTCGTCCCCGACGACGGGACGGGCGCCACCATCGAGGTCACCGCCAAGATCGGCGCCAAGCTCGACGACCACACCGTCCGCGTCGACCTCACGGCCATGAGCGCCGGCCAGAAGGTCCTGGGCATGTCCCGCGCGGTCGTACGCCTGGCCTGACGGCCCCGGTCCCCCGCCCCTCCACGGCGCGGGGGTCTCGTACTCTTGAGCCCGTGCAGGAACTCCACGACGCCCCCCTCGCCCCGCTGACCACCTTCCGGCTGGGCGGGCCCGCGCGCCGGCTGATCACCGCGACCACCGACGACGAGGTGATCGCCGCCGTCCGCGAGGCCGACGACACCGGCACCCCGCTGCTGCTCATCGGCGGCGGGTCCAACCTCGTCATCGGCGACCAGGGGTTCGCCGGCACCGCGCTGGTCGTCGCCACGAAGGGCTACACGCTCGACGGGACCCGGCTGGAACTGGCCGCCGGCGAGGTGTGGACCGACGCCGTCGCCCGGACCGTCGAGGCCGGGCTCGCCGGAATCGAGTGCCTGGCCGGCATCCCCGGCTCCGCGGGCGCCACCCCGATCCAGAACGTGGGGGCGTACGGCCAGGAGGTCGCCTCCACCATCACCGAGGTCGTCGCCTACGACCGCCGCACCCGCGAGACGGTCACCGTCCCGAACGCCGAGTGCGCCTTCTCGTACCGCCACAGCCGCTTCAAGGACGAACCCGAGCGGTACGTCGTGCTGCGCGTCCGGTTCGAACTGGAGGACGCGGGCGGGCTGTCGGGGCCGGTCAAGTACGCCGAGACGGCCCGCACCCTCGGCGTCGGACCCGGCGACCGCGTCCCCCTCGCCGACGCCCGCGAGACCGTGCTGAAGCTGCGCGCCGGGAAGGGCATGGTCCTCGACGCCGAGGACCACGACACCTGGTCCGCCGGGTCGTTCTTCACCAACCCGATCCTCGACGACGAGGAGTTCGCCGCGTTCCACGCGCGCGTGCGGGAACGGCTCGGCGCCGACGTCACCCCGCCCGCGTACGCCGCCGGCGACGGCCACACCAAGACCTCCGCGGCCTGGCTGATCGACCGGGCCGGCTTCACCAAGGGATACGGCACCGGCCCGGCCCGGATCTCCACCAAGCACACCCTGGCCCTCACCAACCGGGGCGCGGCCACCACGGAAGACCTGCTCACCCTGGCCCGAGAGGTCGTGACCGGGGTCCGCGACGCCTTCGGCATCACCCTGGTCAACGAGCCGGTGACGGTCGGCGTCAGCCTCTAGGCAGCGGGACCGGCCAGCCAGTCGTCCACCCCGGACAGCAGCTTCGCCCGTTCCTTCTCCGGGGCCGCCGACGCGCGGATCGACTGCCGGGCCAGCTCCGCCAGTTCGGGGTCCGTGAAGCCGTGGTGGTGGCGGGCGATCTCGTACTGGGCCGCGAGACGGGAGCCGAACAGCAGCGGGTCGTCCGCGCCGAGCGCCATCGGCACCCCGGCCTCGAACAGAGTGCGCAAGGGGACGTCCTGGGGCTTCTCGTAGACGCCGAGCGCCACGTTCGACGCCGGGCAGACCTCGCAGGTGATCCCCCGGTCCGCGAGCCGCTTCAGCAGCCGGGGGTCCTCCGCCGCCCGCACCCCGTGCCCGATCCGCGAGGCGTGCAGATCGTCCAGGCAGTCCCGCACCGACGACGGGCCGGTCAGCTCACCGCCGTGCGGCGCCGCCAGCAGGCCCCCCTCGCGCGCGATGGCGAAGGCCCGGTCGAAGTCCCGTGCCATGCCCCGGCGTTCGTCGTTGGAGAGCCCGAAACCCACCACGCCCCGGTCCGCGTACCGCACCGCCAGCCGGGCCAGCGTGCGCGCGTCCAGCGGATGCTTCATCCGGTTCGCGGCCACCAGCACCCGCATCCCCAGCCCGGTCTCCCGCGCGGTCGTGTCCACCGCGTCCAGGATGACCTCCAGCGCCGGGATCAGCCCACCCAGCCGGGGCGCGTACGACGTCGGGTCCACCTGGATCTCCAGCCAGCCCGAGCCGTCCCGTACGTCCTCCTCCGCGGCCTCCCGCACCAGCCGCTGGATGTCCTCGGGCCCTCTGACGCACGAGCGCGCCGCGTCGTACAGGCGCTGGAAGCGGAACCACCCCCGCTCGTCCGTCGCCCGCAGCCTCGGCGGTTCCCCGCCGGTCAGCGCCTCGGTGAGCGCCTCGGGCAGCCGCACCCCGTACTTGTCGGCCAGTTCCAGCACGGTCGTGGGCCGCATCGACCCGGTGAAGTGCAGATGCAGATGGGCCTTGGGCAGTTCAGAGAGATCACGTACACGCTCCATCGCCCGATCCTGCCGCACGTCCACGCCGTACTGGTAGCGGAATCCTCGAACGTGGTCTTGCTCGCACACATGAAAGGGACCACATACGAATAGCTGTATGTGGTCCCTAGGAAGCCTCAGGACCTCAGTCCGTGGCCTCCGCCAGCAGCTTCTGGATGCGGGAGACGCCCTCGACGAGATCCTCGTCACCCAGGGCGTACGACAGACGCAGATAGCCGGGGGTGCCGAAGGCCTCGCCGGGGACGACCGCGACCTCGGCCTCCTCCAGGATCAGCGCGGCCAGCTCGACCGAGTCCTGCGGGCGCCTGCCGCAGATCTCCTTGCCGAGCAGCTCCTTGACCGACGGGTAGGCGTAGAACGCGCCCTCGGGCTCCGGGCAGAGGACGCCGTCGATCTCGTTGAGCATGCGCACGATCGTCTTGCGGCGGCGGTCGAAGGCCTCCTTCATCTTCTCCACGGCCGACAGATCGCCGGAGACGGCGGCCAGCGCGGCCACCTGCGCCACGTTGGAGACGTTCGACGTGGCGTGCGACTGGAGGTTCGTCGCGGCCTTGACCACGTCCTTCGGGCCGATGACCCAGCCCACCCGCCAGCCCGTCATCGCGTACGTCTTCGCCACGCCGTTGACCACGATGGTCTTGTCGGCCAGCTCGGGGACGACCACGGGCAGCGAGTGGAACTCGGCGTCGCCGTAGACCAGGTGCTCGTAGATCTCGTCGGTCAGGACCCACAGGCCCTTCTCGGCGGCCCAGCGGCCGATCTCCTCGACCTGCGCGCGCGTGTAGACCGCGCCCGTCGGGTTGGAGGGGGAGACGAAGAGCAGCACCTTGGTGTTCTCGGTGCGGGCCGCCTCCAACTGCTCGACGGAGACGCGGTAGCCGGTGGTCTCGTCGGCGACGACCTCGACCGGGACACCGCCGGCGAGACGGATCGACTCCGGGTACGTCGTCCAGTACGGGGCCGGGACGATCACCTCGTCGCCCGGGTCGAGGATCGCGGCGAAGGCCTCGTAGATGGCCTGCTTGCCGCCGTTGGTCACCAGGACCTGGGACGCCTCGACCTCGTAGCCGGAGTCGCGCAGGGTCTTCGCGGCGATCGCGGCCTTCAGCTCGGGCAGACCGCCGGCGGGCGTGTAGCGGTGGTACTTCGGGTTCTTGCAGGCTTCGACGGCGGCCTCGACGATGTAGTCGGGGGTCGGGAAGTCGGGCTCGCCGGCGCCGAAGCCGATCACCGGACGCCCGGCGGCCTTGAGGGCCTTGGCCTTGGCGTCCACGGCGAGGGTGGCGGACTCGGAGATCGCGCCGATGCGCGCGGAGACCCGGCGCTCGGTGGGAGGGGTTGCAGCGCTCATGGACCCCATCGTTTCAGACACGAAACGCGCCGGGCACGCGGGTTTCACAGACTGAACAGCGGCAGAACAACCGTTTGTGTCCGGGGCCGGAAACGGTCGATCTTCGACGGGCAACGCCCCTACGGACGCTTTCTGTTCGACGGCAGGGCTCGGACCACGTATGCTCTCTCCTCGTTGGCCTTCACCGGCCGCCCCCGTCAGGTGCACACCGAGCACCCGGTCGGATGCGGTACGTTGGGGGAGAACCGCAAAGGGTCGTAGCTCAATTGGTAGAGCACTGGTCTCCAAAACCAGCGGTTGGGGGTTCAAGTCCCTCCGGCCCTGCTACACACTCCTCACGCCAGGATGTGTGCGCATGTACGTACAGCAATGTTCCGCCGTGCGGCTCAGACCGGGCGCGGCACGGCCACGACCCGGATCCGGAATCAGGTGAGGATGAATGACGGACGCCGTGGGCTCCATCGACACGCCTGATGCCCAGGACGAGGTGCCCGAGGACAAGGATGGCAAGAAGACCCGCAAGGGCGGTAAGCGTGCCAAGAAGGGCCCGCTGAAGCGTCTCGCGCTCTTCTACCGCCAGATCGTCGCGGAGCTGCGGAAGGTCGTCTGGCCCACCCGCTCCCAGCTGACGACCTACACCTCGGTGGTCATCGTCTTCGTCGTCATCATGATCGGCCTCGTCACTGTGATTGACTTCGGCCTCGACAAGGCCGCCAAGTACGTATTCGGCTGAGCCGAAAGCGAAGGGCGCCGTAACCTGGCGCCCCTTTCGCGTGTTCCACCCCCATGCATCCAGGAAGAAGCAGCCAAGTGTCTGACCCGAACCTGAACGACGCCGTCGAGCCACGCGGTGAAGGTGCCGAGTCCGTGGATGATGAGCTCGACATCGTCGAGGGAGCGGACGAGGTCGACGAGTTCGAGGCTGCCGACGCCGAGGCGGGGGAGCCGGCCGAGGAAGAGGCCGTGCACGTCGAGGACGACGAGGACGAGGACACCGACGGCTCCGACGACGAGGAAGTCTCCGAGGAGGCCGTCGAAGAGGAGCCCGAGCCGGTCGACCCCGTCGAGGCCCTGCGCGAGGAACTGCGGACCCTGCCCGGCGAGTGGTACGTCATCCACACCTACGCCGGTTACGAGAACCGTGTGAAGACCAACCTCGAACAGCGTGCCGTCTCGCTGAACGTCGAGGACTTCATCTTCCAGGCCGAGGTGCCGCAGGAAGAGGTCGCGCAGATCAAGAACGGCGAGCGCAAGACGATCCGCCAGAACAAGCTTCCCGGGTACGTCCTGGTCCGCATGGACCTGACGAACGAGTCCTGGGGCGTCGTCCGCAACACCCCGGGTGTCACCGGCTTCGTGGGCAACGCCTACGACCCGTACCCGCTGACCCTGGACGAGATCGTCAAGATGCTCGCGCCGGAGGCCGAGGAGAAGGCGGCCCGTGAGGCGGCCGAGGCCGAGGGCAAGCCGGCGCCCGCCCGCAAGGTCGAGGTCCAGGTGCTGGACTTCGAGGTCGGCGACTCGGTCACCGTCACGGACGGCCCGTTCGCCACGCTGCAGGCGACGATCAACGAGATCAACGCGGACTCGAAGAAGGTCAAGGGTCTTGTCGAGATCTTCGGCCGCGAGACCCCGGTCGAGCTGTCGTTCGACCAGATCCAGAAGAACTGAGCTCTGCCGAGTCAGTTCCTCGGACCACGCTTCCGACCAGGTCAGGCGAGCTCTCCGCAGCTTGTCTGACCTGCTCGGTTTTTAGCCGCGCATCTATACCCGCTATCGTTGTGCGGTATGCCTTCATCTGGCCGCGAACCGGATGAGGGCGCACTCGAATCGAAAGGACCCGGAGAGTAATGCCTCCCAAGAAGAAGAAGGTCACGGGGCTCATCAAGCTCCAGATCCAGGCCGGCGCGGCCAACCCGGCTCCGCCGGTCGGCCCCGCGCTCGGTCAGCACGGCGTCAACATCATGGAGTTCTGCAAGGCCTACAACGCCGCGACCGAGTCGCAGCGCGGTTGGGTCATCCCGGTGGAGATCACGGTCTACGAGGACCGCTCCTTCACCTTCGTCACCAAGACGCCCCCGGCCGCCAAGATGATCCTCAAGGCCGCGGGTATCGAGAAGGGCTCCGGCGAGCCGCACAAGACCAAGGTCGCCAAGATCACCGAGGCGCAGGTCCGCGAGATCGCCACGACGAAGATGCCTGACCTCAACGCCAACGACCTGGACGCCGCCGCGAAGATCATCGCCGGTACCGCGCGTTCCATGGGCGTCACGGTCGAGGGCTGAACCCCACCTTCGTAGCAGTCATGTCGGCTGGTAGGGACACTCAGCCGACAACGTGGTAGGGCCTGCTCGGCCCGTACACCACGACTCCTTTCAGAACACACAGGAGCAGTTGTGAGCAAGCGCAGCAAGGCTCTCCGCGCTGCGGACGCCAAGGTCGACCGGGACAAGCTCTACGCCCCGCTCGAGGCCGTCCGTCTCGCCAAGGAGACCTCCACGTCCAAGTTCGACGGCACCGTCGAGGTCGCCTTCCGTCTGGGTGTCGACCCGCGCAAGGCCGACCAGATGGTCCGTGGCACCGTGAACCTCCCGCACGGCACCGGTAAGACCGCCCGGGTCCTGGTCTTCGCGACCGGTGACCGTGCCGAGGCCGCGACCGCCGCCGGCGCCGACATCGTCGGCTCCGACGAACTGATCGACGAGGTGGCGAAGGGCCGTCTGGACTTCGACGCCGTCGTCGCCACCCCGGACCTCATGGGCAAGGTCGGCCGCCTCGGCCGCGTGCTCGGTCCCCGTGGTCTCATGCCGAACCCCAAGACCGGCACCGTGACCCCGGACGTCGTGAAG of Streptomyces phaeolivaceus contains these proteins:
- the nusG gene encoding transcription termination/antitermination protein NusG; this translates as MSDPNLNDAVEPRGEGAESVDDELDIVEGADEVDEFEAADAEAGEPAEEEAVHVEDDEDEDTDGSDDEEVSEEAVEEEPEPVDPVEALREELRTLPGEWYVIHTYAGYENRVKTNLEQRAVSLNVEDFIFQAEVPQEEVAQIKNGERKTIRQNKLPGYVLVRMDLTNESWGVVRNTPGVTGFVGNAYDPYPLTLDEIVKMLAPEAEEKAAREAAEAEGKPAPARKVEVQVLDFEVGDSVTVTDGPFATLQATINEINADSKKVKGLVEIFGRETPVELSFDQIQKN
- the rplK gene encoding 50S ribosomal protein L11, encoding MPPKKKKVTGLIKLQIQAGAANPAPPVGPALGQHGVNIMEFCKAYNAATESQRGWVIPVEITVYEDRSFTFVTKTPPAAKMILKAAGIEKGSGEPHKTKVAKITEAQVREIATTKMPDLNANDLDAAAKIIAGTARSMGVTVEG
- the rplA gene encoding 50S ribosomal protein L1, producing the protein MSKRSKALRAADAKVDRDKLYAPLEAVRLAKETSTSKFDGTVEVAFRLGVDPRKADQMVRGTVNLPHGTGKTARVLVFATGDRAEAATAAGADIVGSDELIDEVAKGRLDFDAVVATPDLMGKVGRLGRVLGPRGLMPNPKTGTVTPDVVKAVNDIKGGKIEFRVDKHSNLHFIIGKTSFDDTKLVENYAAALEEILRLKPSAAKGRYIKKAALSTTIGPGIPIDSNRTRNLLVEEDPAAV